A DNA window from Gemmatimonadaceae bacterium contains the following coding sequences:
- a CDS encoding RagB/SusD family nutrient uptake outer membrane protein, translating to MKTHRSFSSARRIARTGAALVAASFGSGVLTACSTLLEADAPSRILESTLLVPSNAPVLVAGAIADFECAYGNFILTGATLGDEFSDSQANAATWDIDRRTNFPSTSLYSTGGCNGFGTYTPVSTARFQADQAIKLLEKWTDAEVTDRAALLARSSAYAGYSYIMMGEMFCSAAFDLGPEMQPAAVFALAEQRFTKAIDAAGVPSDVKNMALVGRARARLDQGKKAEAAADAALVPDGFIFNARTTAAATRAENRIFRFNNTNGTVTVDSQFRNQTVNGVADPRVPVVDAGRGASMPSVRLWSQQKYKALTDPLPIATWREARLIQAEAAGGQTAVNIINALRARAGVNLPPFQSTDAAAIAAQVQEERRRELFLEGQRLFDINRFNIPLKPAAGAAFPNGGGTYGNNKCLPLPDVERLNNPNIGG from the coding sequence ATGAAGACCCATCGCTCCTTTTCGAGCGCGCGGCGGATCGCCCGGACCGGCGCGGCCTTGGTGGCCGCCTCGTTCGGCAGCGGAGTCCTGACTGCGTGCAGCACCCTGCTCGAGGCCGACGCCCCGAGCCGCATCCTCGAGTCGACGCTCCTTGTCCCGTCCAACGCGCCAGTGCTGGTGGCGGGCGCGATTGCCGACTTCGAGTGCGCGTACGGCAACTTCATCCTTACAGGCGCAACGCTCGGTGACGAGTTCTCGGACTCGCAGGCGAATGCCGCCACGTGGGACATCGATCGTCGCACGAACTTCCCGTCCACGTCGCTCTACTCGACTGGCGGCTGCAACGGCTTCGGCACCTACACGCCGGTGTCGACGGCGCGCTTCCAGGCCGACCAGGCGATCAAGCTGCTGGAGAAGTGGACGGACGCCGAGGTCACGGACCGCGCGGCGCTGCTCGCGCGTTCGTCGGCCTACGCCGGCTACTCCTACATCATGATGGGGGAGATGTTCTGTTCGGCGGCCTTCGACCTTGGCCCGGAGATGCAGCCGGCGGCGGTGTTCGCGCTGGCGGAACAGCGGTTCACGAAGGCCATCGACGCGGCGGGCGTTCCGTCCGACGTGAAGAACATGGCGCTGGTCGGCCGTGCCCGCGCGCGCCTGGACCAGGGGAAGAAGGCCGAGGCGGCGGCCGACGCGGCGCTTGTCCCTGACGGCTTCATCTTCAACGCCCGCACCACCGCCGCCGCGACGCGTGCCGAGAACCGCATCTTCCGATTCAACAACACCAACGGGACCGTCACCGTCGATTCACAGTTCCGCAACCAGACCGTGAACGGTGTCGCCGATCCGCGCGTCCCGGTGGTGGATGCGGGGCGTGGCGCGTCGATGCCGTCGGTGCGCCTGTGGTCGCAGCAGAAGTACAAGGCGCTCACCGATCCGCTTCCCATCGCAACGTGGCGCGAGGCCCGTCTCATCCAGGCTGAGGCCGCGGGTGGCCAAACGGCGGTCAACATCATCAACGCGTTGCGCGCCCGTGCGGGGGTGAACCTCCCGCCGTTCCAGTCGACCGACGCGGCGGCGATCGCGGCGCAGGTCCAGGAGGAGCGTCGTCGCGAGCTGTTCCTGGAAGGGCAGCGCCTGTTCGATATCAATCGCTTCAACATTCCGCTCAAGCCGGCGGCTGGTGCGGCGTTCCCGAACGGCGGTGGCACGTACGGCAACAACAAGTGCCTCCCGTTGCCCGACGTGGAGCGACTGAACAACCCGAATATCGGCGGCTGA
- a CDS encoding serine hydrolase codes for MHCVREWLGITRECSDARRTARHWRSASLAAALLAVTAGGRADLAQPVARPAAIGPEASYEPVARALSAFIERERVAKGIRALSVALVDDQRIVWSAGFGEEDPATHRAADANTVYRVGSVSKLFTDLGVMQLVERGAIDLDAPVQRYVPDFAPRNSSGKAITLRQLMSHYSGLVREPPAGHYFDDSGTSLAATVASLNGTSLVYPPETRRKHSNAGIAVVGYVLERQGSQPFATYLKTNVLQRLGLGTSAFEPEPALVSRLAKGEMWTLHQRSFEAPTFQLGMSPAGSMYSTMPDLGRFMSVLFAGGRGPGGDVVRRETLESMWRPQFARAGAREGAGLGFQLSRFEGRRMVSHGGAIYGFATELAALPDEKLGVAVSASKDGMNALTTRIAEEALRLMLAMRHKRALAPVVVNGQPSLAAARAIAGTYARGTTVVDVVSRDSTVTLSSTAIDHPMGLRTWRGDTLIADDGMSYGTRVWRRGSALMIDGVAYARRAGTKGLPALPPVAWRGLVGEYGWDHNVLYVLEKGGRLTALIEWFFEYPLTRISDDVYALPNSGLYAGERLVFTRDAKGRATQVVAASVTFKRRTWVGEDGDVFRITPERPVDELRAAALAASPPVEQGTFRASDLVELVQLDSTIRLDVRYATDRNFLSVPVYTQARAFLQRPAAEALARAHQRLKASGYGLLIHDGYRPWYVTKMFWDGTPVDKHQFVADPSRGSRHNRGCAVDLTMYDLRTGEPVVTTGGYDEMSDRSYPEYPGGTSRQRALREILRAAMEAEGFRVYEAEWWHFDYKDWQLYRVGNQRFEEFAGSR; via the coding sequence ATGCATTGCGTGCGGGAATGGCTGGGCATAACGAGGGAGTGCAGCGACGCGCGCAGGACGGCGCGGCACTGGCGCTCCGCATCGCTGGCCGCGGCGCTGCTCGCCGTTACGGCGGGGGGACGCGCCGACCTGGCGCAGCCTGTGGCGCGACCGGCGGCGATCGGGCCGGAGGCGTCGTACGAGCCGGTGGCGCGCGCCCTGTCGGCGTTCATCGAACGCGAGCGCGTGGCGAAGGGGATCCGTGCGCTCAGCGTGGCCCTGGTCGACGACCAGCGCATCGTCTGGTCGGCCGGTTTCGGGGAGGAGGATCCCGCGACGCATCGCGCCGCCGACGCCAACACGGTGTATCGCGTGGGCTCGGTGTCGAAGCTCTTCACCGACCTGGGCGTGATGCAGCTGGTGGAGCGGGGGGCGATCGACCTCGACGCGCCGGTGCAGCGCTACGTGCCGGACTTCGCGCCGCGCAACTCGTCAGGCAAGGCCATCACGCTGCGCCAGTTGATGTCGCACTACTCGGGGCTCGTGCGCGAGCCGCCGGCGGGACACTACTTCGACGACAGCGGGACGTCGCTGGCGGCGACGGTGGCCTCGCTCAACGGGACGTCGCTCGTCTATCCGCCGGAGACGAGGCGCAAGCACTCCAACGCCGGCATTGCGGTGGTAGGGTACGTGCTGGAGCGCCAGGGGAGCCAGCCGTTCGCGACGTACCTCAAGACCAACGTGCTGCAGCGACTCGGGCTCGGCACGAGCGCGTTCGAGCCGGAACCAGCGCTGGTGTCGCGCCTGGCGAAGGGCGAGATGTGGACGCTGCACCAGCGATCGTTCGAGGCGCCGACGTTTCAGCTCGGGATGTCGCCGGCGGGGAGCATGTACAGCACGATGCCCGACCTCGGGCGCTTCATGAGCGTCCTGTTCGCGGGCGGTCGCGGTCCCGGGGGTGACGTGGTGCGCCGCGAGACGCTGGAGTCGATGTGGCGTCCGCAGTTCGCGCGCGCGGGGGCGAGGGAGGGGGCCGGGCTGGGCTTCCAGCTGTCCCGCTTCGAGGGGCGTCGCATGGTGAGCCATGGCGGGGCGATCTACGGTTTTGCAACGGAGCTCGCGGCGCTGCCTGACGAGAAGCTCGGCGTGGCGGTGAGCGCATCCAAGGACGGGATGAACGCACTCACCACGCGCATCGCCGAGGAGGCGTTGCGGCTGATGCTGGCCATGCGACACAAGCGCGCGCTGGCGCCGGTCGTGGTGAACGGCCAGCCGTCGCTGGCGGCGGCGCGGGCCATCGCGGGGACGTACGCACGCGGCACGACGGTGGTGGACGTGGTGTCGCGCGACTCGACGGTGACGCTGTCGTCGACGGCGATCGACCACCCGATGGGGCTGCGGACGTGGCGCGGCGACACGCTGATCGCCGACGACGGGATGTCGTATGGGACGCGCGTCTGGCGTCGCGGCAGCGCGCTGATGATCGACGGCGTGGCCTACGCGCGGCGTGCAGGGACGAAGGGACTTCCCGCGCTGCCGCCGGTCGCGTGGCGCGGGCTGGTGGGTGAGTACGGATGGGACCACAACGTCCTGTACGTTCTCGAGAAGGGCGGGCGCCTCACGGCGCTGATCGAGTGGTTCTTCGAGTACCCGCTCACGCGCATCTCGGACGACGTGTACGCCCTCCCTAACAGCGGATTGTATGCGGGAGAGCGATTGGTCTTCACGCGTGATGCGAAGGGGCGCGCCACGCAGGTGGTCGCGGCGAGCGTGACGTTCAAGCGCCGGACGTGGGTGGGTGAGGATGGCGATGTCTTCCGCATCACCCCCGAGCGCCCGGTGGACGAGCTTCGCGCCGCGGCGCTCGCCGCATCGCCGCCGGTGGAGCAGGGGACGTTCCGCGCCAGCGACCTGGTGGAGCTCGTGCAGTTGGACTCGACCATCCGGCTCGACGTTCGTTATGCGACCGACCGCAACTTCCTGAGCGTCCCGGTCTACACGCAGGCGCGCGCCTTCCTGCAGCGCCCCGCGGCCGAAGCGCTGGCGCGCGCGCACCAGCGGCTCAAGGCGTCAGGCTACGGCCTCCTGATCCACGACGGATACCGGCCGTGGTACGTGACGAAGATGTTCTGGGACGGGACCCCCGTCGACAAGCACCAGTTCGTCGCCGATCCGAGCCGCGGCTCGCGACACAACCGCGGCTGTGCGGTCGACCTCACGATGTACGACCTGCGCACGGGGGAGCCGGTGGTCACCACGGGCGGCTACGACGAGATGTCGGACCGCTCGTATCCCGAGTATCCGGGCGGGACGTCCCGGCAGCGTGCGCTGCGCGAGATCCTGCGCGCCGCCATGGAGGCGGAGGGATTCCGCGTGTACGAAGC